The Streptomyces sp. NBC_01197 genome window below encodes:
- a CDS encoding ABC transporter permease, which produces MTTAQPTAGSLARARQRDSLARFWQQYRTHRAGVFGLAGLVLIAAIALAAPLLVGGDVQSVTKAPGSPLESPSGEFPLGTDQFGRSVLGLLVWGARISLTVGLLAAALSVAIGTLVGIIAGHFGGWFATVLMRITDWFLVMPTLVLAIVLATVLDHSVWTVILAIGVTSWPTTARLVRAQTIAVESRPYIERARALGGGHGHVMTRHVLPNVVPLVLAQTTLGISNAILTEATLAFLGLGDPTVISWGGMLQDAREAGAVSSGHFWYLAPPGIAIALVALSFTLCGRAVEAVLNPKLGVGR; this is translated from the coding sequence ATGACGACCGCACAACCGACGGCGGGCTCGCTCGCCCGGGCCAGGCAGCGCGACTCCCTGGCCCGCTTCTGGCAGCAGTACCGCACCCACCGGGCCGGGGTCTTCGGGCTGGCCGGTCTCGTCCTCATCGCGGCGATCGCGCTGGCCGCGCCCCTGCTGGTCGGCGGCGACGTACAGAGTGTGACCAAGGCTCCGGGCTCGCCGCTGGAGTCGCCCAGCGGTGAGTTCCCGCTCGGGACCGACCAGTTCGGGCGCTCGGTGCTGGGGCTGCTCGTCTGGGGCGCCCGGATCTCGCTCACCGTGGGGCTGCTGGCCGCCGCACTCTCGGTGGCCATCGGCACCCTGGTCGGGATCATCGCGGGCCACTTCGGCGGCTGGTTCGCGACGGTGCTGATGCGGATCACCGACTGGTTCCTGGTGATGCCGACCCTGGTGCTGGCCATCGTGCTGGCGACCGTGCTCGATCACTCGGTCTGGACGGTGATCCTGGCGATCGGCGTCACCAGCTGGCCGACCACGGCGCGGCTCGTGCGGGCGCAGACCATCGCTGTGGAGTCCCGTCCGTACATCGAACGCGCCAGGGCGCTCGGCGGCGGCCACGGCCATGTGATGACCCGGCACGTGCTGCCCAATGTGGTGCCGCTGGTGCTCGCGCAGACCACGCTGGGCATCTCGAACGCCATCCTCACCGAGGCGACCCTGGCCTTCCTCGGACTCGGCGATCCGACGGTGATCTCCTGGGGCGGGATGCTCCAGGACGCCCGCGAGGCAGGCGCGGTGTCCTCGGGGCACTTCTGGTATCTGGCGCCCCCCGGTATCGCCATCGCCCTCGTCGCGCTCTCCTTCACCCTCTGCGGCCGCGCCGTGGAGGCCGTGCTCAACCCGAAGCTGGGGGTGGGACGTTGA
- a CDS encoding ABC transporter ATP-binding protein yields the protein MRPRRGGRAQPEAGGGTLSLLEIKDLHVTYGSGAAAVPAVRGVDLTVGAGQKLGIAGESGCGKSTLALALLRLLPASATLSGEILLDGEDVLTMKWGRLRAVRWAGASIVFQGAMHSLNAVHRIGDQIAEPLLVHHQATPAAARARARELLEQVGLPAARAEAYPHELSGGQRQRVMIAMALACGPQVIVADEPTTALDVMIQAQILRLIEQLVADQDISLLMISHDLAVLADTCDRLAVMYAGRVVEEGPAQQVFTAAAHPYSTALSGAFPRIGDPASRRAPRGLPGDPPDPAALPSGCTFHPRCPVALDECATSGQELRDAGPGRQAACLLVQPGTGAVAVAVAEPGDGTNADPGAEEARSTS from the coding sequence CTGCGGCCGCGCCGTGGAGGCCGTGCTCAACCCGAAGCTGGGGGTGGGACGTTGAGCCTCCTCGAAATCAAGGACCTGCACGTGACCTACGGGTCGGGTGCGGCCGCCGTGCCCGCCGTGCGCGGGGTGGACCTGACCGTCGGTGCCGGGCAGAAGCTCGGGATCGCCGGTGAGTCGGGGTGCGGAAAGTCGACCCTGGCGCTGGCGCTGCTGCGGCTGCTGCCCGCGTCGGCGACGCTGAGCGGCGAGATCCTGCTCGACGGTGAGGACGTCCTGACTATGAAGTGGGGGCGGCTGCGGGCCGTCCGGTGGGCGGGCGCCTCGATCGTCTTCCAGGGCGCGATGCACTCCCTCAACGCGGTGCACCGGATCGGCGACCAGATCGCGGAGCCGCTGCTCGTACACCACCAGGCGACCCCGGCCGCGGCCCGCGCACGCGCCCGCGAGCTGCTGGAGCAGGTCGGGCTGCCGGCGGCGCGGGCGGAGGCCTATCCGCACGAGCTCTCCGGCGGACAGCGGCAGCGGGTGATGATCGCGATGGCGCTGGCCTGCGGCCCGCAGGTGATCGTCGCCGACGAGCCGACCACCGCGCTCGACGTGATGATCCAGGCCCAGATCCTGCGGCTGATCGAGCAGCTGGTCGCGGACCAGGACATCAGCCTGCTGATGATCAGCCATGACCTGGCGGTGCTCGCCGACACCTGCGACCGGCTGGCCGTGATGTACGCGGGCCGGGTGGTCGAGGAGGGCCCGGCGCAGCAGGTCTTCACCGCTGCGGCGCACCCGTACAGCACCGCGCTGTCCGGCGCCTTCCCGCGCATCGGCGACCCCGCGTCCCGGCGTGCCCCGCGCGGGCTGCCAGGTGACCCGCCGGACCCGGCCGCGCTGCCGTCGGGCTGTACGTTCCATCCGCGCTGCCCGGTCGCGCTGGACGAGTGCGCGACCAGCGGGCAGGAGCTGCGGGACGCCGGGCCGGGGCGGCAGGCGGCCTGTCTGCTGGTGCAGCCGGGCACCGGCGCGGTAGCGGTGGCGGTCGCAGAGCCTGGTGACGGCACGAACGCGGACCCCGGCGCCGAGGAAGCAAGGAGCACCTCATGA
- a CDS encoding ABC transporter ATP-binding protein, with protein sequence MTTPPLLSTTALEVAFPGRRGASPARAVDGVDLHIGPGEIVALVGESGCGKTTLARTLLGLVRPTSGEVAFAGEPLDLSARALKAYRKRVQLVLQDPSGSLNPRHTVYEAVAEGLRIHGFTGDERAKVSEALSRAGLRPPERFFLKYPHELSGGQRQRVVIAGALVLDPELIVADEPVASLDASVRGEILALLLRLRDELGLSALVVTHDLGLAWNIADRVAVMYLGRIVETGDVDRILTAPQHPYTQALLSVMPDASTEPVVLTGEPPDPSRVPSGCRFHARCHILASGEAERAGVADACRTKDLPVLAGGGDDAVACHWAAASKSAGTVPAS encoded by the coding sequence ATGACCACCCCTCCCCTGCTGAGCACCACCGCGCTGGAGGTCGCCTTCCCGGGCAGGCGCGGAGCCTCCCCGGCGCGCGCCGTCGACGGGGTGGACCTCCATATCGGGCCCGGCGAGATCGTGGCCCTGGTCGGTGAGTCGGGGTGCGGCAAGACGACGCTCGCCCGCACGCTGCTCGGACTCGTACGGCCGACGTCGGGCGAGGTCGCCTTCGCGGGCGAACCACTGGACCTCTCCGCCCGCGCCCTCAAGGCGTACCGCAAGCGGGTCCAGCTGGTGCTCCAGGACCCGAGCGGTTCGCTCAACCCGCGGCACACCGTGTACGAGGCGGTGGCCGAGGGCTTGCGGATCCACGGGTTCACGGGCGACGAGCGGGCCAAGGTGTCCGAGGCGCTCTCCCGGGCGGGACTGCGGCCCCCCGAGCGGTTCTTCCTGAAGTATCCGCACGAGCTGTCGGGCGGTCAGCGCCAGCGTGTGGTGATCGCGGGGGCGCTGGTGCTCGATCCCGAACTGATCGTGGCGGACGAGCCGGTGGCGTCCCTGGACGCGTCGGTGCGCGGTGAGATCCTCGCCCTGCTGCTGCGGCTGCGGGACGAGCTGGGCCTCTCGGCCCTGGTCGTCACCCACGATCTGGGGCTCGCGTGGAACATCGCCGACCGGGTCGCGGTGATGTATCTCGGCCGGATCGTGGAGACGGGTGACGTGGACCGGATCCTCACGGCGCCCCAACACCCCTACACTCAGGCGCTGTTGTCGGTCATGCCGGATGCGTCGACCGAGCCGGTGGTGCTCACCGGTGAGCCGCCGGACCCGTCCAGGGTGCCGTCCGGGTGCCGGTTCCACGCCCGCTGCCACATCCTCGCCTCGGGCGAGGCGGAGCGTGCGGGGGTCGCCGATGCCTGCCGTACGAAGGATCTGCCGGTGCTGGCGGGTGGCGGAGATGACGCGGTGGCGTGCCACTGGGCCGCTGCGTCGAAGTCCGCTGGGACCGTACCGGCCTCCTGA
- a CDS encoding MFS transporter yields MRTYRQLFGVPEFTPLFVSASLLGVGSTVSGIALASQVFSATHSPLLAALSMFGGSFAQAVGAVALLSAADRLPPRAAETGLAGLAAAGAAVLAFPGLPVPATFAVLFGLGLAGSVGGGVRYGLLAELLPKEAYVLGRSALNMSAGVTQIAGFAVGGVLVAALSPRGALLVAAALALAAAAVALGGLSSRPARAAGRPSVRETWRVNRLILSSAPRRYVYLALWVPNGLIVGCESVLVPYAPRHAGLLLAAAATGMLAGDVAVGRLVPPRRRPRLATPLLLLLAAPYLLFAVRPGLPLAVAAIMLASAGYAASLVLMERLVGLTPDDIQGQSLGLHTSGMLTLQGVGAALAGAVAQHTSAATAMAVMAAASVAVSLALIPGLRAGAPAPAAPGPPAP; encoded by the coding sequence ATGCGCACCTACCGACAGCTCTTCGGAGTACCGGAGTTCACGCCGCTCTTCGTCTCCGCCTCGCTCCTGGGCGTGGGGTCGACCGTCAGCGGCATCGCACTGGCCTCGCAGGTCTTCTCCGCCACCCACTCACCGCTGCTCGCCGCGCTGAGCATGTTCGGCGGCTCCTTCGCCCAGGCCGTCGGCGCGGTGGCGCTGCTCTCCGCAGCCGACCGGCTGCCGCCCCGGGCCGCGGAGACCGGCCTCGCGGGGCTCGCCGCCGCGGGCGCCGCCGTCCTCGCGTTCCCGGGGCTGCCGGTCCCGGCCACCTTCGCGGTGCTGTTCGGCCTCGGCCTGGCCGGATCGGTGGGCGGCGGAGTGCGGTACGGCCTGCTGGCCGAGCTCCTTCCCAAGGAGGCGTATGTGCTGGGGCGTTCGGCCCTCAACATGTCAGCCGGGGTCACGCAGATCGCCGGATTCGCGGTCGGCGGTGTGCTGGTCGCCGCACTGTCCCCGCGCGGCGCCCTGCTCGTCGCCGCCGCTCTCGCCCTGGCCGCGGCGGCCGTCGCGCTCGGCGGCCTGAGCAGCCGGCCGGCCCGGGCGGCGGGCCGACCCTCGGTCCGGGAGACCTGGCGCGTCAACCGGCTGATCTTGTCGTCCGCGCCGCGCCGGTATGTCTACCTCGCGCTCTGGGTGCCCAACGGGCTGATCGTCGGCTGCGAGTCGGTCCTCGTGCCGTACGCGCCCCGGCACGCCGGGCTGCTGCTCGCGGCCGCCGCGACCGGGATGCTGGCCGGGGACGTGGCGGTCGGCCGGCTCGTGCCGCCGCGCCGGCGGCCCCGGCTCGCCACCCCGCTGCTGCTCCTCCTCGCCGCGCCCTATCTGCTGTTCGCGGTCCGGCCGGGTCTGCCGCTCGCGGTGGCCGCCATCATGCTCGCCTCGGCCGGGTACGCGGCGAGCCTCGTCCTGATGGAACGTCTGGTGGGGCTGACGCCCGACGACATCCAGGGCCAGTCGCTCGGTCTGCACACCTCCGGGATGCTGACACTCCAGGGCGTGGGGGCCGCCCTGGCCGGCGCCGTGGCCCAGCACACGTCCGCCGCGACGGCCATGGCGGTGATGGCCGCGGCGTCCGTCGCCGTATCGCTGGCCCTGATACCCGGGCTGCGGGCGGGGGCCCCGGCGCCCGCCGCCCCGGGGCCGCCAGCTCCGTGA
- a CDS encoding ArsR/SmtB family transcription factor, whose product MGLWIIDADTLARSRFVISQFSEAFACLVMLESGQTGYSDERSWLAVHRPAYRELLDADPVTRLLVRTGLRPHWIADFLSPTPPSDDESDFHRELAGVRATPSAEARRDLAFGLGGRLPAALDRDDLPDRAADLLEWVWTETVLPYWPRRRRLFEADILARTRMLTKGGWAAALDDIRPGMRWLGEGRLRVNHGAYEPQELSGAQLLFLPASGRSGWVSWERPHRFSAVYPCTGQLSEPARAAVPETLGRLLGSGRAGVLLLLDTPKSTTQLVALSGQVLGSVGRHLKVLLDAGLVFRRRAGRSVLYCRTTAGDVLVAAQG is encoded by the coding sequence ATGGGGCTGTGGATCATCGACGCGGACACGCTGGCGCGCAGCCGGTTTGTGATCTCCCAGTTCAGCGAGGCTTTCGCCTGTCTGGTGATGCTGGAGTCCGGGCAGACCGGGTACTCCGATGAGCGGTCCTGGCTGGCTGTGCACCGGCCCGCCTACCGGGAGTTGCTGGACGCCGATCCGGTGACCCGGCTGCTGGTACGGACCGGTCTGCGCCCGCACTGGATCGCCGACTTCCTGTCGCCCACGCCACCGTCCGATGACGAGTCGGACTTCCACCGCGAGCTGGCCGGGGTCCGCGCCACCCCGTCGGCCGAGGCTCGCCGCGATCTGGCCTTCGGGCTGGGCGGCCGGCTGCCCGCCGCCCTGGACCGGGACGATCTGCCGGACCGCGCGGCCGACCTGCTGGAGTGGGTGTGGACGGAGACCGTGCTGCCGTACTGGCCCCGGCGGCGGCGCCTCTTCGAGGCGGACATCCTGGCGCGCACCCGGATGCTCACCAAGGGCGGCTGGGCGGCGGCGCTGGACGACATCCGGCCGGGGATGCGCTGGCTGGGCGAGGGGCGGCTGCGGGTCAACCACGGCGCCTATGAGCCGCAGGAGCTCTCGGGAGCGCAGCTGCTGTTCCTTCCGGCGAGCGGGCGCAGCGGCTGGGTCTCATGGGAGAGGCCGCACCGCTTCTCCGCCGTCTACCCCTGTACGGGCCAGCTGTCGGAGCCGGCCCGGGCGGCCGTGCCCGAGACGCTCGGCCGGCTGCTGGGCAGCGGCCGGGCGGGGGTGCTGCTGCTGCTCGACACTCCGAAGAGCACCACGCAGCTGGTCGCGCTCTCGGGCCAGGTCCTGGGGTCGGTGGGCCGCCATCTCAAGGTCCTGCTGGACGCCGGTCTGGTGTTCAGACGGCGGGCCGGGCGGTCGGTGCTCTACTGCCGGACGACGGCCGGGGACGTGCTGGTGGCGGCGCAGGGCTGA
- a CDS encoding bifunctional riboflavin kinase/FAD synthetase, with translation MQRWRGLEDIPQDWGRSVVTIGSYDGVHRGHQLIIGRAVRRARELGVPSVVVTFDPHPSEVVRPGSHPPLLAPHHRRAELMAELGVDAQLILPFTTEFSKLSPADFIVKVLVDKLHARAVIEGPNFRFGHKAAGNVGFLTELGATYDYEVDIIDLSVSGEAGGGEPFSSTLTRRLVAEGDMTGAAEILGRPHRVEGVVVRGAQRGRELGFPTANVETLPHTAVPVDGVYAGWLTADGERMPAAISVGSNPQFDGSERTVEAYAIDRVGLDLYGMHVAVDFLAYVRGMEKFDSIDALLVAMADDVKRCRTLIEAYESH, from the coding sequence GTGCAGCGCTGGCGTGGCTTGGAGGACATTCCCCAGGACTGGGGACGCAGCGTCGTCACCATCGGCTCCTACGACGGGGTGCACCGCGGCCATCAGCTGATCATCGGGCGGGCCGTGCGGCGCGCTCGTGAGCTGGGCGTTCCCTCCGTGGTCGTCACCTTCGACCCGCACCCCAGCGAGGTCGTGCGCCCCGGCAGCCACCCGCCGCTGCTCGCGCCGCACCACCGCCGCGCCGAGCTGATGGCGGAGCTGGGCGTGGACGCGCAGCTGATCCTCCCCTTCACGACCGAGTTCTCGAAGCTGTCGCCCGCCGACTTCATCGTGAAGGTCCTGGTCGACAAGTTGCACGCGCGCGCCGTCATCGAGGGCCCCAACTTCCGCTTCGGCCACAAGGCGGCCGGCAATGTCGGTTTCCTCACCGAGCTGGGCGCGACGTACGACTACGAGGTCGACATCATCGACCTCTCGGTGAGCGGGGAGGCGGGCGGCGGCGAGCCGTTCTCGTCCACCCTGACCCGCCGCCTCGTCGCCGAGGGCGACATGACGGGCGCGGCCGAGATCCTGGGCCGCCCGCACCGCGTCGAGGGCGTGGTGGTCCGCGGCGCGCAGCGCGGCCGCGAGCTGGGCTTCCCCACGGCGAACGTCGAGACGCTCCCGCACACCGCGGTCCCGGTGGACGGGGTGTACGCGGGGTGGCTGACCGCGGACGGCGAACGGATGCCCGCGGCGATCTCGGTGGGCAGCAACCCCCAGTTCGACGGCAGCGAGCGCACCGTCGAGGCGTACGCCATCGACCGCGTCGGCCTCGACCTGTACGGGATGCACGTCGCCGTCGACTTCCTCGCGTATGTGCGCGGTATGGAGAAGTTCGACTCGATCGACGCGCTGCTGGTGGCCATGGCGGACGACGTGAAGCGCTGCCGGACGCTGATCGAGGCGTACGAGTCGCACTGA